Below is a window of Shinella sp. PSBB067 DNA.
CCTCGCTGGCCGAGGCCGTGCACCATACGCGCGGCCGTCATGTCTTCGGCAAGCCGCTCGTCGCCCAGCCGATCATGACGCGCGTCCTTGCCGACATGGCGCTCGACGTCGCGGCCGCGACGGCGCTTTCCCTGCGCCTTGCCGAAGCCTTCGACAAGGCGCGAGACAGCGCGGAAGACGCCGCCTATGCCCGCATCATGACGCCGGTCACCAAATACTGGTGCTGCAAGATCGCGCCCGCCCTCATCTACGAGGCGATGGAATGCATCGGCGGCAGCGGCTATGTCGAGGAGCGGCCCATCGCCCGGCATTACCGCGAAGCGCCGGTCAACGCGATCTGGGAAGGCTCCGGCAATGTCATGGCGCTCGACCTGATGCGCGTCATCGGCCGCGGCAAGGATCTTTTCGAGATGCTCTTTGCCGGCCTTGCGCGCGATCTCGGCCCGGCCGGCCGCAAGACGGTGGAGGTGTTGCGCGCCTGCCTGTCGCTCTGCGAGCGCGACGAGGGCGCGGCCCGCATGCTCATCGAGCAGCTGGCGCTTGCCGCCGCCGCCGCCGAACTCTACCGCGCCGGTGCCGGCCGCATCGCCGATGCGTTCCTCGAAACGCGCCTTGCATCCGGCTGGCGCGCGACCTACGGCATGCTCGATTCCCGCTTCGATTCGACCTATATCGTCGACCTGCTCTATCCGCCGGCCAGATAGGCCGTCGTCGCTAGCACCATCGGAATGGTGAAGAAGGAGGCGATCGTCTGGAGCGTCGCGACGGCGGCGTAGAAGGGCGCGTCGCCGCCCATCTGCTTGGCCAGCACGTAGCCGTTCATCGCGGTCGGCACGCTCGCGCCCATGGCGATGGTGAGAAGCTGCTCGCCGCGCATTCCCAGTGCATAGGCCGCCCCCGTCATGACCAGCGGCATGAAGAGAAGCTTCAGCACGACGGGCAGCAGGGCGAGAGGGCGGGGCCGCAGGGCATCGGCAAGCTTCAGCCCGGCCCCCACCATGATGAGGCCGAGGCTGAGCGAGGTGTCGGCGACGAACTCCACCGTCTGCATCAGCGGCGCGTAGATATGGATTCCCGAGAGGTTGACGAGAACGCCGAGCACCGAGCCGATGATCATCGGGTTGGTCAGGATCTTCTGCGCGAAGGTCTTCAGGCTGCGCGTGCCGCCGCCGAACCAGACGAGAACCGCGATATTGTAGAAATTGAGGGGAATGATGATCAGCGTCGCCACGAGCGCGACGAGGGCGAGGCTGTCCGTCCCGTAGAGCTTTTCGCCGATCGCCAGCGCGATGAAGGCATTCCAGCGCGTCGATGTCTGGAAGACGGATGTATACGACGCCCCCGAAACGCCGGCCGCGCGAAAAAGCGGCCAGGAGAGGATCAATAGCAGGGCGATGAACGTTACCGAGCCGATGGACCCGAGCGCGATCGCGCCCGCCGCGATGCCCGAGAACGTCGCATTGGCGAGCGTGGTGAAGAGGAGGGAAGGAAACAGCACGAAGAAGCCGAGCTGCTCCAGTCCGGTCCACATGTCGCGGTCGATCAGCCGCCAGCGCTTGAGCAAGGCGCCCAGCACCACGAGCAGGAAGACGGGCAGGATGCTTTCGAAGATGGCAGGCATGAGACCGGATATGCAGGGAAGGGATTGCAGCTCATTTCATGCCTTGCCAAGCCTTGCAAGGCCCCGGCGCGCGGGCGGCCATGTGGAAATTAACCTTAACGAAGGGTTTGCGTTGCGGCGGGAAGGTTAACGGGCAAGAGTGGCATTTACCTGGTGTTAACCATGCAAGCGAGTACCAACATGGCCAGAACGGCCCGGATTTCGGTCATGACGACCGTGTTTTCATGTGCGGCGGTGGATATCGTCGTGCCGATGCTCGTGCTGGTCGCGGGCGTGGCGGTCAGCGAGATGATCTTCGCGGCCGGCGATCTTCTCGCGGTGAAGAGGAGGGCGGCATGAAGTGGTTCCTGATCCTGTGGGCCGGTCCCATCGCGCTGCTCGGAAGCTGGTACGGGCTTTCCTATTACGACATGAACTTCGGCATCTTCATGCTGACGCGCGATGCGCATGACCTCGTCTTCCGCATCTACGGCCATATCCTCGGCATTCCGCCGGAGAACCTGCCGCCGCTCGTGCTGCGCGCCATCGTCTTCGACAGTTTCCTCGTGCTCGGCCTCGTCGCCTTCCGCCGCCGCCGGCAGATCGCCGCCTGGTGGCGCGCGCGCCGTCAGGCGTCGGCAGCCCTTGCCAGCGACGAGAGCCTGTCCAGCGCCCCCTGAAGGATGAAGGAAGCGGCGGCCGAATCGATCCGCTCGGCCCGCTTCTTGCGCGACACGTCCATCTCGATCAGCGTGCGCTCCGCCGCGACCGTCGACAGCCGCTCGTCCCAGAAGACGAAGGGGATGTCGGTCTTGTCGGCCATCGAGCGCACGAAGGCGCGCGTCGCCTGCACGCGCGGACCGGCGCTGCCGTCCATGTTGACAGGCAGGCCGATGACGAAGGCGGCGACCTTCTCCTTCCCGGCAAAGGCGAGCAGCACCTCGGCATCCTGCGTGAACTTCACCCGTTTCAGCACCGGCCGCGGCGTCGCCAGCCGCCGGCCGAGGTCCGAGACGGAAAGGCCGATGGTCTTGGTGCCGAGGTCGAGGCCGGCGATGGGCTGGCCGGGGCCGAGGATCGCCGCCAGCTCTTCGAGGGTGAGCGTCGCCATGAAAAGCCCTCAGCGCTTGCGGACGAATTCGGTGCGCAGCACCAGTCCCCTGATGGCGTCGTGCCGGCAGTCGATCTCTTCCGGGTTGTCGGTGAGGCGGATCGACTTGATCACCGTGCCCTGTTTCAGCGTCTGGCCGGCGCCCTTCACCTTCAGGTCCTTGATCAGCACGACCGAATCGCCATCCGCAAGCACGTTGCCGCTGGCATCGTGCACCACGCTCGCGGCGGCCTTTTCGGCTGCGATCTCGGAGGCCGGACGCCATTCGCCGGTGGCTTCGTCATAGATGTAGTCGTCGTCGCTCATGGCGGGGTTCCTTCATTATGGTGTAAGCCACGCTTATAACGTTCGCGCCGCGGATGGAAACGGCCTTCGCGGTTTCTATATTGCGGGCAGGCAATCAATCGGGAGAACATGCATGAAAATCACCTGGCTCGGCCACTCCGCCTTTCGCATTGAGACGGCGAAGGCCAGAATCCTCATCGACCCGTTCTTCACCGGCAATCCCGCTTTCGACGAATCGACCCGCAAGGATGCCGTCGCGGGCCTCACCCATGTCCTCTTGACCCACGGCCACGGCGACCATGTCGGCGATACGATCGGGATCGCCAGGGAAACCGGCGCGACGGTTCTCGCCAATGCCGACCTTGCCGCCTGGCTCGGCGCGAAGGGCGTGGAGAAGGTCGACATGGGCAATACCGGCGGCACGGTGCATTTCGACGGCTTCTCGACCACCTTCGTCAATGCGCTCCATTCCTCCGCGCAGATCACCGAGGACGGCGTTTCCCATTCGCTCGGCAGCGCCAACGGCCTCGTCCTCCATTTCGAGGACGAACCGACGCTCTATCACATGGGCGACACCGACATCTTCTCCGACATGGCGCTGGTCAATGAACTGCACCAGCCGGAAATCGGCCTCGTGCCGATCGGCGACCGCTTCACCATGGGCGGTGCCGTGGCGGCGCTCGCCTGCCAGCGCTTCTTCAAGTTCGACACCGTCCTTCCCTGCCACTACGGCTCCTTCGGCATCATCGACCAGACGGCCGACCTCTTCGTGCAGGCGATGGACGGCGCGTCGGCGAAGATCGAGGTGCCGAAGGTCGGCGGCTCGGTCTCGCGGTAAGACCCCTCCCCACAAAGGGGAGGGACTTAACGGGCCGCGCCCTCTGCATTCCATTTCGAACGATGAGCAAGCCTCCTTCTTCTCCCCCCTTGTGGGGGAGATGCCGGCAGGCGGAGGGGGCCTTGTCGGCGATTGACCGCATTCCCCGTTGCGCCCCTTGGGCTTGGTCAGTATAGCGGGGAGGAAATTCCCTGTCGGAGACCACCCATGTCCGTAGATCTAGCCACCGTGAAGCGCGTCGCGCGCCTTGCCCGCATCGCCGTCAGCGAGGAAGAGGCAAGCCGCATGATGGGCGAGCTGAATGGCATCCTCGGCTTCGTCGAGCAGCTTTCCGAGGTTGACGTCGAGGGCGTCGAGCCGATGACGTCAGTCACGCCCATGGAGATGCGCAAGCGCGAAGACGTCGTCAACGACGGCAACAAGGCGGACGATATCGTCGCCAATGCCCCGGCGTCCGACCGCAACTTCTTCCAGGTGCCCAAGGTCGTCGAATAACGCCCTTCGCCGCCAGAGCCGTCCGCTTCCGAAAGTAGTCCTCCATGACCGAACTCACCCGCCTCACCATTGCCGAAGCCCGCGAAAAGCTCGGCGCCAAGGAGATCACCGCCGTCGAGCTGACGGACGCCTATCTCGGCGCGATCGAGGCCGCGAACGGCGCGCTCAACGCCTATGTCACCGTCACGCCGGAAAAGGCGCGCGAGATGGCGAAGGCCTCCGACGCCCGCATCGCCGAAGGCAAGGCCGGTGCGCTGGAAGGCATCCCGCTCGGCATCAAGGACCTCTTCGCCACCGAAGGCGTGCACACGCAGGCCTGCAGCCACATCCTCGACGGCTTCAAGCCGAAATACGAATCGACCGTCACGCAGAACCTGTGGAACGACGGCGCCGTCATGCTCGGCAAGCTGAACATGGACGAGTTCGCCATGGGCTCCTCCAACGAGTCCTCCTATTACGGCCCGGTGAAGAACCCGTGGCGCGCGGCCGGCTCCAACGCCGATCTCGTGCCGGGCGGCTCCTCGGGCGGTTCGGCCGCCGCTGTCGCCGCGTTCCTGTGTGCCGGCGCGACCGCGACGGACACCGGCGGCTCGATCCGCCAGCCCGCCGCCTTCACCGGCACGGTCGGCATCAAGCCGACCTACGGCCGCTGCTCGCGCTGGGGCATCGTCGCCTTCGCCTCCTCGCTCGACCAGGCCGGCCCCATCGCCCGCGACGTCCGCGACGCGGCGATCCTCCTCAAATCCATGGCCAGCGTCGACGCCAAGGACACGACCTCCGTCGATCTGCCGGTGCCGGATTACGAAGCCTCGCTCGGCCAGTCGCTGAAGGGCATGCGCATCGGCATTCCGCGCGAATACCGCGTCGACGGCATGCCGGAGGAGATCGAGGCGCTCTGGCAGCAGGGCATCGCCTGGTTGAAGGATGCCGGCGCCGATGTCGTGGACATCTCCCTGCCGCACACGAAATACGCCCTGCCGGCCTATTACATCGTCGCCCCGGCGGAAGCCTCCTCGAACCTTGCCCGCTACGACGGCGTGCGCTACGGCCTGCGCGTCGACGGCAAGGACATCGTCGACATGTACGAGAAGACCCGCGCGGCCGGCTTCGGCACCGAGGTCAAGCGCCGCATCATGATCGGCACCTATGTGCTCTCGGCCGGCTATTACGACGCCTATTACCTGCAGGCGCAGAAGGTGCGCACGCTGATCAAGCGCGACTTCGAGCTGGCCTTCAATGCTGGCGTCGACGCCATCCTGACGCCCGCCACCCCGTCGTCGGCCTTCGGCATCGCCGACGAGGACCTCGCTTCCGATCCGGTGAAGATGTATCTCAACGACATCTTCACGGTGACGGTGAACATGGCCGGCCTGCCGGGCCTTTCCGTTCCCGCCGGCCTCGACCACAAGGGCCTGCCGCTCGGCCTCCAGCTCATCGGCAAGCCCTTCGAGGAGGAAACCCTCTTCAGGACGGCCCATGTCATCGAGAAGGCCGCCGGCCGCTTCGCGCCGACGCGCTGGTGGTAAGGGGGCGTCCGGCCCCTTATCGGCTTCTGCCGCTTCATCATCTCCGTGGATAGCGGCCGGCGTCTCTCGCCAATCGCGCCGCGCGGTGCTTTGATGGCGGTGGAGAGAGCCGCATGATCACCGTTCGCAATGCCCTCGAGGAAGATGTACCGGCGCTGATCGACATCGGCGTCAGGGCCTGGGAACAGGCCGTCACCGGCGTGGCCGACCTTCAGGTGCGGCGCGATCATGCCCGCAATGCCTTCCAGCAGTTCCTCGCAAGCCATTGGCTGCGCGCCAGCGTCGCCGAATTCGGCGGCGTCCTTGCGGGCTGGGCCTCGCGCGAGGCGCTGGACGACGAGATCACCGATCTCTGGATCGATCCGCAGCAGCAGAGGAAGGGGCTCGGCTCCGCCCTGCTGGCCGCGATGGAAAACGAGATCGTCGCGGCCGGATTGGAGGCCGCGCGCCTCCAGACGCATGCGCGCAACACCGCGGCCGTCGGCTTCTTCCAGAAGCACGGCTATTCGGTGAGCTGGCTGTCGGTGGATTATTCGCCGCGGCTCGACCGCAACGTCGAATCGATCGGCCTGCGCCGGCAGCTCGTCGCGGACGAGCCGATCGGCTACGGGCCGGGCGGTTTTTGAGGGAGGCGGGCTTTCGCCGCGCCTCCCGTCGAATCACTGGTTGTCGAGCTGCGCGCGCACCAGTTCCAGGCCCCGCTGCGTGATGCGGTAGGGCCTGCCGCCGGAGGAGGCGATGCAGCGCCGGCGTTTCAGCTTGCGAAAGAGTTCAATGTCGAGGCCGCCCGCCCGCCAGCCGTCCCGCGTGATGCAGGCGACCGTCACGATCTTCCTGTTGTCGTCGTCTTTTTCGATATCGATCCTGCCGCCCTGGGCGAGCAGATGGAGGATGCGCTGTTCGGCGCGTGAAATGTCCATTGTCCTGAGAATCCGTCCGGCGTTCGCATGAACGCGAAAAAACGTTCCGCCACCGAAGGGTGGCAGGGCTTGTCGTTTTTCCGACCCTGCGCGCAAGCTTTCGCGGGCAGGGTCCTCAGCGGGCCTCAGAGCTAGACATCAAAACTCCATTGCGGATGCCCCGAAATAGCCGGGGCATCCATAAAGGTCAATGCGCAGGCCAGATCAGCGAATGGTGCAGGAAGACGCCGGCCTTCACGCCGTTGGCGGAGGCGAGCGAGATATTGGCGGCGCCGAGCGCGATGTCGCCGGCGGCATAGAGGCCGGGCAGGGAGGTCTGGCCGGTATCGTCGGTGTCGAGGATGCTGCCGACGGGCGTCTCCTTCAGCTTCAAGCCGCGGTCGGCCGGAATGGCGCTGCGCACCCGCGCCTCCGGCATGACGAACAGCGCCTTGACCAGCGTCGGAATGCCGGGGCCGGTCTCGACGGCGAGCATGCCGTCAGGCCCATCCGAAATGGCCGTGACGCGGCCCGGCCGCAGCTTCACATTGCGCGCGGCGAGAACGGCAAGGGCCTCCTCGTCCGGCTCCGGCACCTGATTGGTGAAGAGCGTGACATCGCCCCAGTCGGCGACCACCGCCGCAAAGCGCGCGGCCTCCGCCGTGCGCGCGAGCACCCCGACCGGCCCGCCGCCCACTTCATAGCCATGGCAATAGGGGCAATGCAGCACCGTCTTGCCCCAGCGCTCCGCAAGGCCCGGGATGGCGGGCAGCCGATCCTCGAAACCCGTCGCGAGCAGCACGCGCCGCGCCGCGATCCGCCCGCCGTCGCCGGTGACCACGGAGAAGGCGTCCCTTTCCCCTTCCAGCCGCTCGGCCGGCGCATCGCGGAAGGTCACGGTCTCGTAGGCGGCAAGCTGGCGGCGGGCATCGGCGAGGATCTCGCCGCCCGGCCTTCCGTCCTGCGCGAGGAAGCCGTGCGAATGGGCCGCGAAGCGGTTGCGCGGCTCGCCGGTGTCGACAATGGTGATGCGGCGGCGGGCGCGGGCGAGCTGCATGGCGGCGGAAAGGCCGGCAAAGCCCCCGCCGATGATGATGGCATCTTCGGTCATGGTTCATCCTTTCTATGGAGCGAGCGGCATCGTTCGGCCGGCCGGTGCCACCCGTTCGATGCAGGTCTTGGGAATTGGTTGCCTTCAGCCGGTATCGGCCCGGCAGTGTTTCGCCGCCACCCGGAAATCGGCCGCGAGATCGGCCAGCGTCGTGCCGGCGAAGCGCGCCATCAGGATCGCCTCGGCATCCTTCAGCGCGTCGCCGATCACCCGGTTGACGGATTGCTCGACCACGCAGCCCGGCATTTCCGTCGCCGGGCCGATCTGGAAGAGGATCGGCTCGCCGAGCGCATTGTAGATGTCGAGCAGCGAGATTTCGGCGAGCGGCCGGGCGAAATGCCAGCCGCCGCCATGGCCGCGGCCGGATTGCACGATGCCGGCCTCGCGCAGCCCGGCCATGGTGCGCCGGACGACGACGGCATTGGTGTCGAGGCAGAGCGCGAGATCGTCCGAGGTCATCGGCTCCTCGCGCTCGGCCATGTGCATGAGTGCATGGAGCACGGCGGAAAGGCGGCTGTTTCTTTTCATGTAACAACAATAGTTACGAATCCTGCCGCATGTCAACACATGCCGGCAGGAGGCCGCTCAGCCGGCACGCAGCATATCGAGGAGGGCAGGGCCGAAGATCAGCGCCGCCGGCACGAGCGCCACATGCAGCACGAGGATCGCCATGAGCTGCGTGCGGAACGGCTCCTTGCGCGTCTTGTGCCGCAGCAGCCGCTGGGCGGCGACGGCGCCGAGGCTGCCGCCGAGGAAGGCGAACTGCAGCAGCCGCGCTTCGGAAACGCGCCAGGTGCCATCGCGCGCGGCTTCCTTGTCCCACCAGTAGAGGCAGAACGTGACGACGTTGAAGAGAAGGAAGATGACGAAAAGCGTTGTTGTCGTGCCCATGGCATGCTTTTAGCCGATCATCCTTGCGGCTTGGCTAACGAGGGTGGACGGCACCCGCTGAAAACCTTGCGCCGCCTGCCCATATGTTCTACCGAGACAGCACCGAAGACACCACAAAAAGAGCCTGCAATGACCCTCGTCGACGTCCGCACCCCCGATCCGAAACGCTTGATCCCCGGCGCCACCGGCGACTGGGAAGTCATCATCGGCATGGAGGTGCACGCGCAGGTCCTTTCCAATTCCAAGCTCTTCTCCGGCGCGTCGACCGAATTCGGCAAGGCGCCGAATGCCAACGTCTCGCTGGTCGATGCCGCGATGCCCGGCATGCTGCCGGTCATCAACATCGAGTGCGTCAGGCAGGCGGTGCGCACGGGCCTCGGCCTCAAGGCGCAGATCAATCACCGCTCGATCTTCGACCGCAAGAACTACTTCTACCCCGACCTGCCGCAGGGCTACCAGATCTCGCAGTTCAAGGATCCGATCGTCGGCGAGGGCAAGATCACCATCTCGCTCGGCCCGGACCGCCAGGGCAATTTCGAGGACATCGAGATCGGTATCGAGCGCCTGCATCTGGAGCAGGACGCCGGCAAGTCGATGCACGACCAGCATCCGACCATGTCCTATGTCGACCTCAACCGCTCGGGCGTCGCGCTGATGGAGATCGTCTCCAAGCCGGACATGCGCTCCTCGGACGAGGCCAAGGCCTATATGACGAAGCTGCGCTCCATCGTGCGCTATCTCGGCACCTGCGACGGCAACATGGACGAGGGCTCCATGCGCGCCGACGTCAACGTTTCCGTGCGCCGTCCGGGCGAGGCCTTCGGCACGCGCTGCGAGATCAAGAACGTCAACTCCATCCGCTTCATCGGCCAGGCCATCGAATATGAGGCCCGCCGCCAGATCGGCATCCTGGAGGACGGCGGCAGCATCGACCAGGAAACCCGCCTCTTCGATCCCGGCAAGGGCGAGACGCGCTCGATGCGCTCGAAGGAAGACGCGCACGACTACCGCTATTTCCCCGACCCGGACCTTCTGCCGCTCGAATTCGACAACGAATTCGTCGGCGCGCTGCTCGCCGACCTGCCGGAACTGCCGGACGACAAGAAGATCCGCTTCGTCAAGGATCTCGGCCTTTCCGTCTACGATGCCTCGGTGCTCGTCTCGGAAAAGGCGATCGCCGACTATTACGAGGTCGTGGCCGCCGGCCGCGACGGCAAGATCGCCGCGAACTGGGTCATCAACGACTTGCTGGGCGCCTTGAACAAGGACGGCAAAGCCATTGAAGAGACTCCGGTTTCGCCCGCCCAGCTCGGCGGCATCATCGATCTCATCAAGGACGGCACCATCTCCGGCAAGATCGCCAAGGACCTCTTCGAGATCGTCTGGAACGAGGGCGGCAACCCGGCCGAGATCGTCGAGGCGCGCGGCCTCAAGCAGGTGACCGATACCGGCGCCATCGAGAAGGCCGTGGACGAGATCATCGCCGCCAACCCCGACCAGGTCGAGAAGGTCAAGGCCAAGCCCACGCTCGCCGGCTGGTTCGTCGGCCAGGTCATGAAGGCGACGGGCGGCAAGGCCAACCCGCAGGCCGTCCAGGCCCTCGTCAAGGCCAAGCTCGGCATCGAGGAGTAACCCGGTGTTTTTTGTCCGCACGGCCACCGAACGCGATCTGGCCAAGGTCAGCGCGCTTCTGGCCGAGACGTGGCACGCGACCTACGATGCGCTCTACGGCGCCGACAAGGTGAGCGAGATCACCGCGCGCTGGCATTCCGTGCCGGCGCTGAAGGCCCGGCTGGAGCGCAAGGACAGCGAATTCGTCGTCGCCGACGACGGCAGGGAGCTGGCCGGCATGGGCTATGTCGCCATGTCGAAGGACCGGCCGAAGACGGCGCTCCTGCACCAGCTCTACGTGCTGCCGCGCTACCAGCGCCAGGGCATCGGCCGCGACATGTTCGCCGAGCTCGAAACCTGTTTTCCCGATGCCGATGCCATGCTGCTGGAGGTCGATCCGCGCAACGATGCGGCGGTCGCCTTCTATCTCGCGCACGGTTTCGTCAAGGTCGGGGAGGCGAAGCATACGGCGGATGACGTCTCGGGCGTGCCGCTTCACGTCTACGAGAAGCCGCTTCACGGTTGACCGAGGCGAAAAGCCGTGCGCGAAGGCGCGGGAATCGCTGGACATTCCGGCGCTGCCGCGCCATAAGCGGAAGAAATATCACCCGCTCTTGCGGGCGAACAATCAGTCTCGGGCCGCGCTTCCGGCACGGCCCTGCCAAGGACGCCAGCCCATGAACCTTCTCAAGCAGATTTTTACCTGGTGGAACGGTCAGACGATCGGCACCCGTTTCCATACCTGGCGCTTCGGCACCCGGGTCGGCCAGGACGAATTCGGCAACGTCTACTATCAGGGCGGCAAGGATTCCGAGGGCCGCACGCGCCGCTGGGTGATCTATAACGGCTATGCCGACGCATCCGCCATCCCGGCCGGCTGGCACGGCTGGATGCACCACCGCACCGACGTTTCCCCGGCCGACGAGGAATACAAGGCGCGCGAATGGGAGCAGCCGCACCGCCCGAACCGGACCGGCACCTCGCAGGCTTACCGCCCGCCGGGCTCGATTGCCGCCGCCGGCGAGCGTCCGCGCGTGACAGGCGACTACGACGCCTGGACGCCGGGCAACTGATACCGATTTGGCCACATTTCGCCGGTAGCTCGGAGCGACCGGCGACGGCCGGTTCGGATCGCAGGAGACGGCATCGATGACAGCAGGGTTTTCACGGGCAGGCGCCGCAGGGCGGTTCCTTTCGGTCGCGCTTGCAGCGGCGGCCGCAGGTCTCGCCATGGCGCCCGTCGCGGCAAAGGCCGCACGCATCGAGAACCCCGTCGCCACCTTTTCCGGCATCGACAAGATCACCGGCCGCATCACCAGCTTCGACGTCTATATCGGCGAGACCGTGCAGTTCGGCGCGCTCCAGGTGACGCCGAAGGTCTGCTACAGCCGCGACGATACGGAAGCGCAGAAGATCACCTCCTTCGTCGAGGTCGACGAGATCACCCTCGACCGCAAGATCCGCCGCATCTTCACCGGCTGGATGTTCGCCGACAGCCCCGGCCTCAACGCCGTGGAGCATCCCGTCTATGACGTCTGGCTGACCGAGTGCAAGACGAAGTCGGACGTCCCGCCGCCGGAAGACGGCGAGGCGAAGGCGCAGTAAGGCGTTCTTTCTCGAAGATTGCATTTGCCGCCGTGGATCCTCCGGTCAGGCCAGAGGATGACGGAGGGCAGGAGAGGGGTTCCACCTCTCTGACGGCGCGACATGTCGAGCGGTTGCTTCGACGGTGCGGCATATCGAAGAGTTGCTTTGGATACGAACTCTTATTCCTGCGTCATCCTCGGGCTTGACCCGGGGATCCACCCACGCCGCCGTCCCCCGGCCTAAAACGGCAGGTGCGGCGAGGCCAGTGCGTTCGCCAGCATGTCCTCGTACTCGATCTTCGGCACGTCGATCGCCCCGAACGTCTTCAGGTGCTCCGTGGTGAACTGCGTATCGAGCAGGCGGAAGCCGCGCTCGCGCAGGCGTTCCACCAGGGCGACCAGGCAGATCTTCGAGGCATCCGCGCGCCGGGAGAACATGCTTTCGCCGAAGAAGGCGGCGCCGAGCGAGACGCCGTAGAGGCCGCCGACGAGCTGGTCGCCCTCCCAGGCCTCGACGGAATGGGCGTGGCCCATGCGGTGCAGGGTGCCGTAGAGCGACTTGATCTTCGCGTTGATCCATGTCGACGGCCGGTCCGGCGCGGCCTCGGCGCAGGATTTGACCACCGCGTCGAAGGCGGTATCGAAACGGATGTCGAAGGGGGCCTTGCGGATCGTCTTGGCGAGGCTGCGCGAGACGTGGAATTCATCGAGCGGGATGACGCCCCGCAGGTCCGGCTCGACCCAGAAGAGCTCCGGGTCATCGGCCGAATCGGCCATCGGGAAGAGCCCGATGGAATAGGCGCGCAGGAGCAGTTCCGGGGTGATCTCCGGGTGCTTTCTGCGACGCCCTGCCATCAGCGCCGACGCCCCTCAGGCGTCGGTCTTGCTGGCCAGGTAGTCTTCCAGCCAGTGGATGTCGTAATCGCCGTTGGCGATGTCCTGGTTGCCGATCAGGTCCTGGAAGAGCGGCAGCGTCGTCTTGATGCCGTCGATGACGAACTCGTCCAGCACGCGGCGCAGGCGCATCATGCATTCGACGCGGGTGCGCCCGTGCACGATGAGCTTGCCGATCAGGCTGTCGTAGTAGGGCGGGATGCGGTAGCCCTGATAGGCGCCCGAATCGACGCGCACACCAAGGCCGCCCGGCGCATGGAAATGCGTGATCGTGCCCGGCGAGGGAACGAAGGTGCGCGGGTCCTCGGCATTGATGCGGCACTCGATGGCGTGGCCGGAAAAGACGATGTCTTCCTGGCGGACCGACAGG
It encodes the following:
- a CDS encoding DUF1294 domain-containing protein — protein: MGTTTTLFVIFLLFNVVTFCLYWWDKEAARDGTWRVSEARLLQFAFLGGSLGAVAAQRLLRHKTRKEPFRTQLMAILVLHVALVPAALIFGPALLDMLRAG
- a CDS encoding DUF2155 domain-containing protein gives rise to the protein MTAGFSRAGAAGRFLSVALAAAAAGLAMAPVAAKAARIENPVATFSGIDKITGRITSFDVYIGETVQFGALQVTPKVCYSRDDTEAQKITSFVEVDEITLDRKIRRIFTGWMFADSPGLNAVEHPVYDVWLTECKTKSDVPPPEDGEAKAQ
- a CDS encoding Rrf2 family transcriptional regulator, which gives rise to MKRNSRLSAVLHALMHMAEREEPMTSDDLALCLDTNAVVVRRTMAGLREAGIVQSGRGHGGGWHFARPLAEISLLDIYNALGEPILFQIGPATEMPGCVVEQSVNRVIGDALKDAEAILMARFAGTTLADLAADFRVAAKHCRADTG
- a CDS encoding NADH:ubiquinone oxidoreductase subunit NDUFA12, encoding MNLLKQIFTWWNGQTIGTRFHTWRFGTRVGQDEFGNVYYQGGKDSEGRTRRWVIYNGYADASAIPAGWHGWMHHRTDVSPADEEYKAREWEQPHRPNRTGTSQAYRPPGSIAAAGERPRVTGDYDAWTPGN
- the gatB gene encoding Asp-tRNA(Asn)/Glu-tRNA(Gln) amidotransferase subunit GatB produces the protein MTLVDVRTPDPKRLIPGATGDWEVIIGMEVHAQVLSNSKLFSGASTEFGKAPNANVSLVDAAMPGMLPVINIECVRQAVRTGLGLKAQINHRSIFDRKNYFYPDLPQGYQISQFKDPIVGEGKITISLGPDRQGNFEDIEIGIERLHLEQDAGKSMHDQHPTMSYVDLNRSGVALMEIVSKPDMRSSDEAKAYMTKLRSIVRYLGTCDGNMDEGSMRADVNVSVRRPGEAFGTRCEIKNVNSIRFIGQAIEYEARRQIGILEDGGSIDQETRLFDPGKGETRSMRSKEDAHDYRYFPDPDLLPLEFDNEFVGALLADLPELPDDKKIRFVKDLGLSVYDASVLVSEKAIADYYEVVAAGRDGKIAANWVINDLLGALNKDGKAIEETPVSPAQLGGIIDLIKDGTISGKIAKDLFEIVWNEGGNPAEIVEARGLKQVTDTGAIEKAVDEIIAANPDQVEKVKAKPTLAGWFVGQVMKATGGKANPQAVQALVKAKLGIEE
- a CDS encoding GNAT family N-acetyltransferase; its protein translation is MFFVRTATERDLAKVSALLAETWHATYDALYGADKVSEITARWHSVPALKARLERKDSEFVVADDGRELAGMGYVAMSKDRPKTALLHQLYVLPRYQRQGIGRDMFAELETCFPDADAMLLEVDPRNDAAVAFYLAHGFVKVGEAKHTADDVSGVPLHVYEKPLHG
- the aat gene encoding leucyl/phenylalanyl-tRNA--protein transferase — encoded protein: MAGRRRKHPEITPELLLRAYSIGLFPMADSADDPELFWVEPDLRGVIPLDEFHVSRSLAKTIRKAPFDIRFDTAFDAVVKSCAEAAPDRPSTWINAKIKSLYGTLHRMGHAHSVEAWEGDQLVGGLYGVSLGAAFFGESMFSRRADASKICLVALVERLRERGFRLLDTQFTTEHLKTFGAIDVPKIEYEDMLANALASPHLPF